The Mustela nigripes isolate SB6536 chromosome 4, MUSNIG.SB6536, whole genome shotgun sequence genome includes a window with the following:
- the RP9 gene encoding retinitis pigmentosa 9 protein isoform X2, which translates to MGQCEEYYLLGNLSYEKPPPGLIKEDETKPEDCIPDVPGNEHAREFLAHAPTKGLWMPLGKEVKVMQCWRCKRYGHRTGDKECPFFIKGNQKLEQFRVAHEDPMYDIIRENKRHEKDVRIQQLKQLLEDSTSDEDGSSSSSSASKEKHKKKKKKEKHKKRKKEKKKKKKRRHKSSKSNESSDSD; encoded by the exons ATGGGACAGTGTGAAGAATACTATTTGCTGGGAAACCTCAG ttATGAAAAACCTCCTCCTGGGCTTATCAAG GAAGATGAGACTAAGCCAGAAGACTGTATACCAGATGTGCCAGGCAATGAACATGCCAGGGAATTTCTGGCTCACGCACCAACGAAAGGACTTTGGATGCCACTGGGGAAAGAAGTCAAAGTTATGCAGT gttGGCGTTGTAAACGGTATGGTCACCGAACAGGCGACAAAGAATGCCCTTTCTTTATCAAAGGCAACCAAAAGTTAGAACAGTTCAGAGTA GCACATGAAGATCCCATGTATGACATCATACGAGAgaataaaagacatgaaaaggaTGTAAG GATACAGCAGTTGAAACAGTTACTAGAGGATTCTACCTCCGATGAGGATGGGAGCAGCTCTAGTTCCTCAGCAAGTAaagagaaacacaagaaaaagaagaagaaagaaaagcataagaaaaggaagaaggaaaagaagaagaagaaaaaacgaAGGCATAAGTCTTCCAAGTCAAATGAGAGTTCAGACTCGGACTGA
- the RP9 gene encoding retinitis pigmentosa 9 protein isoform X1, which yields MSSRPGRDDAGAGGVRRPREPAEQELQRRREQKRRRHDAQQLQQLKHLESFYEKPPPGLIKEDETKPEDCIPDVPGNEHAREFLAHAPTKGLWMPLGKEVKVMQCWRCKRYGHRTGDKECPFFIKGNQKLEQFRVAHEDPMYDIIRENKRHEKDVRIQQLKQLLEDSTSDEDGSSSSSSASKEKHKKKKKKEKHKKRKKEKKKKKKRRHKSSKSNESSDSD from the exons ATGTCGTCCCGGCCGGGGCGCGACGATGCGGGGGCCGGGGGAGTGCGGCGGCCGCGGGAGCCGGCCGAGCAGGAGCTGCAGCGGCGCCGGGAGCAGAAGCGGCGGCGGCACGACGCGCAGCAGCTGCAGCAGCTCAAGCACCTGGAGTCCTT ttATGAAAAACCTCCTCCTGGGCTTATCAAG GAAGATGAGACTAAGCCAGAAGACTGTATACCAGATGTGCCAGGCAATGAACATGCCAGGGAATTTCTGGCTCACGCACCAACGAAAGGACTTTGGATGCCACTGGGGAAAGAAGTCAAAGTTATGCAGT gttGGCGTTGTAAACGGTATGGTCACCGAACAGGCGACAAAGAATGCCCTTTCTTTATCAAAGGCAACCAAAAGTTAGAACAGTTCAGAGTA GCACATGAAGATCCCATGTATGACATCATACGAGAgaataaaagacatgaaaaggaTGTAAG GATACAGCAGTTGAAACAGTTACTAGAGGATTCTACCTCCGATGAGGATGGGAGCAGCTCTAGTTCCTCAGCAAGTAaagagaaacacaagaaaaagaagaagaaagaaaagcataagaaaaggaagaaggaaaagaagaagaagaaaaaacgaAGGCATAAGTCTTCCAAGTCAAATGAGAGTTCAGACTCGGACTGA